The sequence CCGGGCTGCAGCGCCTCCTGTCGGACCGCTGCGGGCTCCGGCGTGCCGGCGTTCCTGCCGTTTCTCACGCCACCCATGGGTGCGGCAGTCTACACACAACGATGCCCGTTCCGGCTGTTACTGTCCTCCTCCCCGCGCGAAACGCCGAAGCCACCGTGGCCCGCGCCGTCCGCAGCCTCTTGACGGGCACCCTCCGCGACCTCCGTGTGTTCGCGGTGGACGACGGCTCCACGGACGGTACGCGTGAAGTGCTGACCGACCTGGCGGCGAGCGACTCCCGCGTGGAAGTCCTTGACGGCCGGGGCCGTGGCCTGGTGGCGGCGCTGAACCTGGCGCTGCGTGAAGCCACCTCCCCCTACGTCGCCCGGATGGACGCGGATGACGAAGCCCTTCCCAAACGCCTGGAGGCAAGCCTCACCGCCCTGGAAGCGGAACCCGGGTTGGCCGGCGTGGGAACGGCCGTGGAGCTGTTCCGGGATGACAAACCCGTGAGCCCCTCGCTCCAGGCCTATGCCACGTGGCTCAGCGGGCTGACCACCGCGGAGCGACTCGACCGGGAGCGCTTCATCGAAAGCCCCCTGTGCCACCCTTCCGTCTGCCTGCGCCGGGACGCCCTGGTGGCCGCGGGAGGCTGGCAGGACGGCGACTTCCCGGAGGACTACGCGCTGTGGCTGGAGCTGTTGGACCGGGGCTTCGGGCTGCGCAACCTGCCCGAGGTATTGCTTCGCTGGCGCGACAGCGACGGGCGGATGACGCGAACGGACCCGCGCTATGCCGTCAAGCGCTTCCTGTGGACGAAGGCGCGCTACCTGACGCGAGGCCGTGGCCCCCTGGCGGACGGGCGCCCCTGCACGGTGTGGGGCGCGGGCCCGAGCGGCAAGACGCTGACGCACTTCCTCCACGAGGAAGGCGTCCGCGTGCGGCGCTACGTGGAGGTCCACCCTCGCAAGGTGGGCACGCGCATCCATGGCATCCCGGTCATCTCCCCCCAGGAGCTCGGCGCCCCCGGGGATGGACACCTGTTGGTGTGCGTGGGCGTCCGCTGGGCCCGCGCGGAGATTCGCGAGGACCTCATCGGACGGGGCTGGGTGGAGGGTCGCGACTTCACCTGCGCGGCGTGAGGACTCACTCAGCGCCACGAATGGCGCCCGAGGGCGCCGGCACGCCAGCGGCCAGGAAGAACCGCATCAGGTCCTCCGGCACCGGCGCCTCGATTCGCAGCAACTTCCCCGTGCGCGGATGTCCCAGCTCCAGGGCCTGGGCATGCAGCAAGCACCGCGCTGCCTCCACGCCTTCCGCCCGGGCCGCACCACCGTAGCGCGCGTCCCCCAGAATCGGAGCGCCCAGCGCCGTCAGGTGCGCGCGGAGCTGATGCGTGCGGCCCGTGTGCGGCAGCAGCTCGACGACACAGAACGCCGGCCCCGATGACAGCGTGTGGAAGTCCGTCAGCGCGGGTACACCATTGGCCGCCCGGGTCGCCCGCCAGCGGCCAGGGCGCGACGGGTCCTTGGACAACGGCAGGTCCACCGTGCCCGACGGGGGCAAACCCGGCCCGGTGGCCGCGACGTAGCGCTTTCGCGCCCGCCCCTCCCGGAACTCGGCCGCCAGCGCCGACGTGGCCTCCGCCGTCTTCCCGAACACCGTCACGCCGGACGTCTCCCGGTCCAGGCGGTGCACCAACCCCGCGGGGCGTCCCAGCTTCGCCCCCACCAGGTCCACCAGGCTGTCCCCCACGCGCCCCTCGGTGGGCTGCGCGGACACGCCGGCCGGCTTGTCTACCGCGATGACGTCCGCGTCCTCGTACAGCACACGCAGCTCGGGGGCGGGGGGCGCCTCGGACAGGGGGCTCTGCCCGCCCTCCTCCAGCACTACCGTCACCACCTGCCCAGCCGTCAGCCGCGCATTCGCATCCCGGCTCCGCTTGCCCGCCACGTAGACGGCGCCCACCTCCACCAGCCCCCGCGCCCCCGGCTCGGGCAGTCCCAATTCATCCGCGACCGCGCGGGCCACGGCCTTCCCCACCAACGCCCCTTCCACCCGGAACGTCCGGCGCTTCATGCCGCCACCTCGCCCACCGGGCGGACAGCCTCCGCGTACGAGCCCGCGCCATGCGCCACGTGCTCCGGCACGCCGCCCCCCAGCCCTGTGTCCACCGCAGATGTCATGCGGCGGCACTCTACGCGCGCATCGCCCTTTCGCGCCGCCCGCTTCCTGTTACCTTCCGCGCCCCCATGGACCGTCCCCTGCACTCCGTCCGTACGCGGCTGGACGACTTCCTCGCCGAGCTCGCCACGCTGAACTACCGGCAAGGCGCCGGGCTCGCGCTGGATGTTTCCCCCAGCCAGCTCCACGCCTCCTTCCCCGAGCTGTCGTCTCCGGACACCTTCGCCGCCGCCAACGAGGCGCTCGCCAAGGCCCAATCGAAGAACGAGCCCCTCACCGTCCGCCGCATCCGACTGGTGCGTGAGCTGGTGGCCTCGCACGTCGAGGACGCGCTCGCCGCCCGTCACGTGGAGGCCATTGCCTCGCTGGAGGCCCAGGCCCGGCTGATGGTGGACGACCAGACCTACTCCTTCGGCGAGGCGCTGGGCCGCATTCCCCACGAGTCCGCCCGGGGCCGCCGCGCCCTGCTGGAGCGCGCCACCGGCGAGTTCCTCTGGCAGAACCGCACCCGCTACGGGGACCGGCGCGATGCGGCCCTGCACGCCGCGGAGCAGCTGGGCGCGAAGAACTACCCCGCCCTGCGCCAGGACGTCACCGGCATCGACTTCGCCAGGCTGGCCGAGTCCGCCGCGACGATGCTCGCGCGCACGGAGGACGCCTACCGCGACGTGCTCGCCTACGTCCTCAAGAAGGTGGACCCGCTGCTGCGTCCACTGCCCGGCGGAGAGGCCCGCAGGCATGACTTGCAGGCCGCGCTCCAGGCCCCGTGGATGGACGGCTTCTTCCGACGCGAGGACGCCTTCCCCGCCGTGGTGCGCTGGCTGGGCGAGTGGGGCCTGACGCCCAACGCCGGAGGCCGCATCCGCATCGACGACGAGGCCCGGCCCGGCAAGTCACCGCGCCCCTTCGTCGCCGTGGTGCGCGTGCCGGACGACATCCGCCTGGTGCTCCAGCCTCGCGGCGGCATCGACGGGCTGGCCAGCCTGCTCCATGAGATGGGCCACGCGCAGCACCGCGCCCACGTCTCCGACACGCTGCCCATGGAGCTGCGCCGGCTGGGCGACGCGTCCGTGACGGAGGCACACGCCGCCGTCTTCGAGCGGATGCTCCTGTCCCCCGAGTGGCTCAAGCGCTACCTGGGACTGCCCACCGTGGCCGCGCGGGACACGGTGCGACTGGCCGCCTTCCAGGCCCTCACGCTGCTGCGGCGTCACGCGGCCAAGCTGACCTACGAGCTGTCCCTGACGCAGCGGGGCGCCTCCACGGAACGCGCGGACGAATACGCCGACGGGCAGCGCCATGCGCTCTTCGTCGAGCCACACCCTGGCTTCTTCCTCCACGACATGGACCCGCAACTATACGTGGCGCACTACCTGCGGTCCTGGGCCCTGGAGACCCAGCTCACCGCGCGCCTCACGGAGCGGTTCAACGAGGACTATTGGAGGAACCCCGCGGCCGCCGCCTGGTTGAAGGGGCTGTACGCGCGTGGGGGCACTGATGATGCGGAAGGACTGGCCACGGAGACGTCAGGCACGCCGTTGGCGTTGCCCGAGGCCGGGGAGCGCCTCGTGGCCATCCTCAACCGGTAGGGGACACCCGCGAGACGACTACTTCTTCTTGCGGAGCGCCCGGACAATCTTGTCCTTGGTGGGATTGGCGGCGGCATCCCGTGCGCGCGTGGCGGCGACGGGCTTGCTGCTGGCGGTGGCCGCGGGCTTGCCACCCGCGCGAGCGCGCATCGCCTTCATCAGCTGCATCTCGATGAGGAGCAGCTCGTCGCCCAGCTCCTGGTTGTTACCAGCGGCACGGGGCAGCGGTGCACGGGTGCTGGAAGCGCCAGCACCGTGGCGCATGCGCAGAACCTTCTCCTCTTCGGCCGAAAGCGTACGCGCCTTCTCCAGCGCCGCTTTGACCTCCTTGGCCGTCACCGTGCTACTTCCGACCTTGCGCTCCATCGCCGCTCCCTTGCTGTGAAGCCCCGCTGAACATCCGAGCATGTCGGACGCGTCCGGGCCGCAACCGTCGAGGATTGTAGAGGACGCAAGAGTCAGCGCAAATTTTCTTCCAACATCTCGCTGCCGAGATGTAGCGCCGCCCCCTCCACCCCCGTCCGGGATACCCCGGAGTCCCGGCCGGCCGTTCACCAGGCAACGGCGCCCGGAAAGAGCGCCGGAACCACGTCAGGTGCCCTCTTCGTCCTCGGGCTCTGGGGCAGACTCCGGGCTGGCCGAATCCGAATCCGAGGGCTTCTTGCGCTGGATACCGAAGCTGTCGAGCGCGTCGGCGATGCCCTGGGGCTTGTCCGCGTCCGGGAGGAAACCCTCGGGCGGCTGGAGCCGTGGGTCCTTGCCTACCTCGGTGAGGGCGGCCTCCAGCGTCAGGCGCAGCTCGGCCGCCTCGGGCGTCTTGTCCCCGGGCACACCCATGCGCCCGTCCAGCCGGGCCTTGAGGACCACGGAGGTGGCGGAATCCACCAGCACCTCGCCGTCCAGCGAGCGCGGCAGGCGGTGGGCGAAGAAGTTGGCCCGGCGGACCGTCGTCTCGTCCGCGCCCCCCTTCTTGGCCTGGGGCATGGGCGGCAAGGGCCGGGACGCCTCCGCCTGGGCGGCGGGGGCCAGCGTCACCACGTAGCGCCAGGCCGTGCGGCCCTCGTGGGTGACGGTGCCCTCGGGCGTCAGCTTGATGCGCCCCTGGAAGAGGCTGTCGAAGTCGCGGATGGCGCCGGTCAGCTCCGCGCGGGTGCGCTCGGCCATGCCTCGGTCGCGCAGGCGCTGGCGGAAGGGGCCGTACCGGTTGCGGGCGAACACCTGCCCCCCCACACGCATCACCTCCAGGCCCTGGTCCCGGGAGTTCTCCAGCACGCCGTGGAAATCCCCGCTGACCCCGCCCGGGCCGGCGCGGAAGGTGCGCGTCTCGGTGAGCTTCACGGGGATGGAGGCCTCGGAGGTCCACTCGTACCCCAGCGTCGCCTGGTAGCGGTGGGGGCCCAGACGCTCGGTCACCTCGGCGGCGTCCATGCCCAGGATGCGGCGCGCCACCTGGGGGTTGTCCGCGACGTCCTCGGGGGGCAGCTTTTCCTTCGCGGACGCCACCACCTTGGGCGGGTCCTCCGGCGAGAAGATGCGTGCCTTGGCCGCCTTGTCGACCGGGTCCGAGCAGCCGACGGCGGCCAGCGCCACGGCAAGGGTGAAGGCGGACTTCTTCAGACGGCTCACGACTCCTCCGGGAGGGTACGACCAGGCCGGCAAGTTACGTGGGGCATACACGAGCAGCAAGCAGTGGCTTGCGTGCGGCCGTGCAAGGGATAGAACGCCCAACTCATGCAGAACCTGCGCGACAAGCTATTGAAGGCGGGCCTCGTCACCGAGGACCAGGCCAAGAAGGTGGAGTCGAAGCCCAGCCAGGCGGAAGCCCGGCGGCCCGGACCCCAGGAGGGCGGCCGTTCAGGCGGCAACCGTCCTCCCCCCCGCCGTGATGACAACCGGACACCAGGCGGCCCGCCCCGAGGCGAGGGTGGAGGCCGTCCGAGTGGCGGCCGTGACGCCGGCCGTCGTGAGGGCGGCGGACGTCCAGGCGGCGGCTTCGGGGGTGCCCCCCGGCACGGCGGAGGTCCCCAGCACGGGCGGCCGGCCGCGGCGGCGGCGGAGCGGGCCATCCCCAAGCTGCCCCCCATGCCGGGCTCCAAGGCCTACCAGCGCGCCGAGTCCAAGCGGCAGGTGGAGCTGGACCGCGCCCTGCGCGAGTTGGTGCTGGGCTCCCAGGTCCCCGTCGAGGCGGGGGAGACGGCGTTCTACTTCATGACCCGCAAGGGCAAGCTGCGCCGGCTGGAGCTGAGCCCCGCGCAGGCGAAGCAGCTCGAGGAGGGCGAGCTGGGCGTGGTGGAGCGTCCCGAGCCCGCGCAGATCGAGCACTCGCTGGTGCCTTCGTCGGCGGCGGAGCAGATGTTCGCGCTGTCGAAGAAGTCGGTGCGCTTCCTCAACCGCAAGGAGAACCCCGTCGGCTTCATGAACGACGAGGAGCTCAAGGCCCAGCAGGCCGCCGAGGCGGCGGGCACCGCGCCCGAGCTGCCCGACGAGCCCGAAGGCGGCTCCGAAGCTTCGGCCGAGACCGCAGCCGAGGCCTCTGCCGAGACCGCGTCCGAGGGCGAGGCGGCCCCGACCGAGCCGAAGGCCCGCAGCGAAGAAGCCCAGAACGGCTGAGCCGGACACCGGCGTCTTCCCACCCTCCCCGTCCCTCGTGGATGTGGGGAGGGTGGCGATGCCGCCCGTGGCGGCAGCGCCACGCGGCCTTGGCACGTCCTGCTGCCAGCATGAGGGGCCGGCGCTAGGCTGGTCTCATGACGACGACCTCCAAGACGGTGGTGGTAACGGGCGCGAGCCGAGGCATTGGCCGCGCGGTGGCGCTGGCTTTCGCGAAGGCGGGCCATGACGTGTGGGCCCTGGCGCGTTCGACGGAAGCGCTGGAGTCGCTCCGGCAGGAAGGCGGCGAGCGCATCCGGCCGCTCGCGGTGGACGTGTCCGACGAAGCGGCGCTGGTTGCCGCGAGCCAGCGCATCCTCACCGAGGGTGCCCCGCGCGTGCTCGTGAACAACGCGGGCATCACCGTCTCCGCGCCCCTGACGAAGACGCGCACCGAGGACCTGGCCCGCGTCATGGCCGTCAACGTGACGGCGCCTTTCCTCCTCTGCCGCGAGCTGATGCCGGCCATGGCCCAAGCGGGCGGCGGACGCGTCATCAACATCGGCTCCATGGCCGCGGTGCGGGGCGTGAAGTACACGTCCGCGTATTGCGCGTCGAAGCATGCGCTGCTGGGCCTGACGCGCGCGCTCGCGGTGGAGTACGCGAAGAAGCAGGTCACGGTGAACATCGTGAATCCGGGCTGGGTGGAGACGGACATGTTCGCCGGTGCGACCTCGGCCATCAGCGCCTCCACGGGCCGCAGCGAGGAGCAGGCGCGCGAGGCCCTGGCGTCCATGAACGCCATGGGCCGCATCATCACGCCGGAGGAAGTCGCCGCGCTGTGCCTGTTCCTCGCGTCGGACGCGGCGGGCGGCATCACCGGCACGGCGTACGCCATCGACGGTGGCGAGCTGGGCTGAGACTTCACTCCCATTCCGCCTGACTGCCTGCCCGGCCGCCACCCGTGGCCGGGTGCGTTGCGCAGCGGGAATCCCATCCCCACTGTGCGCGACCACCCCGGCGACGAGCCGCGCGGTGGCCAGCAATCGGGAGGTGGGCGTGAGTGGACTGCGAAGCATGGTGCTGGGCGCGTGTCTGTGGGTGGGCTGTTCGTCGTCCGTGGAGGACGGAGCGGCGCCCACCCTCGAGACACCCGCGGATGTGACGCAAACGCCCACCCCTGGCGCTGAGACGCCCGCTCGGCAGGAGCCCACACCCGAGCCGCAGGTGCCGCCCCCGGCGACATCGGCGGCGTGCTCCGGACCGGATGGCACGGCGCGACTCGCGTGGAGCTACGACGCCGCGTGGAACCACACCGTGGACTTCCGGGGGACCATGGACGGGGACGGGCACACCTACTGGACGGAGTGCGAGAGCAGCTATTGGGTGGACAAGGACCCGAGCCAGCTCGCGTGTCAGCTCGTCTCCGTCACGTCTGAAGGGACCGAGCGCTACCGGCGCGACCTTCCGCCCCCGGGAGCCTGGGGCGTCCACACGGTGGCGGGGGGACAGCTCTTCGTCACGGGCCGGCTGGCCCTGCTCTCCGCTCGGGACAGCGCCACCGGACAGGAGCGCTGGAGCGTGTCGCTGGGGGCCGTGAAGGACGAAGACCCGCAGGCGCACCATGGGCTTCGCATCGAATCGCTCGTGCTCAGCCCGCCCTATCTGATTGCGCTGGTACACGACACGTTCGGAGACGCGGGCGCCGAGGACCTGCTCGTCGCGGTGCACGCGGAGACCGGCGCGGTGGCGTGGAAGGAGCCCGTGCCGCCCGTCCATGCGCCGCTGGTGGTGGATACGGAGGGCAACGTCTACGGCGGCGCCTCCGATGTCCTGGAGCAGCGGACGGACCTCTTCTCGTACGCGGCGGATGGGCAGCTCCGGTGGCGGACGCAGCGCACGGGCGTGCTCGAGCCCACGGCCGTGGACGGAGGGACGTTGATGCTGGGCCGCGCGGAGCTGGTGGACGCGGCCACGGGAGCGCCAATCGCCACGCTGGCGACCGCTTCCGCTGAGTCCTTCTATTACTCGCTGGGCCGCTCCAGCTCGACCTTCGGCCGCACGGCGATGCAGGCGGACCGGCTCCTGGTCCTGCCCGACATGCGGTGCACCACCGAGGGCTGCCCCACCACCACGCATCCGGGTGGCACGTTCCTCTATGGGCTGGACCCATCGAGCGGCGCGGTGCGCTGGCACCGGGCCGTGGGCACCTGGCCGATGTCACCGCTCCTCACCCAGCGTGGCTCGCTGCTGCTGGTGGACCGGCCCGTGGCCGAGACGTGCGGCGAGCACGCCTGCACCGGTGAGGACGCCGCGCTCGGTTCGTTCCTGCGGGAGCTGGACCAGGACGGGAACGAGTTGTCCGCCTGCGCGCTGCTGGGAAAGGCGCCGTACATCACCCCGCCCGCGCTGCACCGGGGACGCGTGGTGCTGGGGGCCTGGACGAACTGGAATGCCAACAATGACTGGACGCAGCGGATGAGCATCCGCGCCTTCGACATGACGGCGCCCGATGAGCCGGCCTCCAGCGGCTGGGTGAGCGCGGGCGGCGGCAATGCCCGCTCGGGCCAGACGAAGCCCACTGGCGCGGCGGCGCAGGCGCGCGCCCCAGGCCCACAAGCGCGCTAGAGCTGGTACCTGCCGACGATGGCGCTCAGCTCGGCGGACGCCGCGGAGAGCTGGATGGCGGACTGCTCGCTCGCGGCCATCCGGTCGACAATCTGGTCCGCCAGGTCGGCCATCGAGCTGAGCGCGGCGAACAGCTCCGCGATGCCCGCGTCCTGCTGGCTCACGGCCTCGGCGATGCTGCGCACCGTCTTGCCGTTGCTTTGGATGATGCCCGCCAGCGAGCGGAGGCTCTCGCCCGCCGCGCGCACCTGCTCCAGGCCACCTTCCACCTCGCGCGCGCCGCCCTCACTGGTGCTCACCGTCTGCGAGATGGCCCGGCCGATGTCGCTCAGGATGGACTGCACGCGCGTGGTCGCCCCCGCGGACTGGTCCGCCAGCGACCGCATCTGCCGCGCCACCACCGCGAAGGAACGACCCGAATCACCACTGCGCGCCGCCTCGATGGAAGCATTGAGCGCCAGCACGTTCGACTGGTCCGCCAGGTCCTTCACCGTGCGGGTGATGTCCCCCACCTGCCGCGTGCGCTGGTGCAACTCCGCGACGGTGCGGCCAATCTGCTCCACGTGCGACCGGATGTGCGTGAGCCCACCCACGCTGCCGGACACCGCGGCCTCGCCCGCCTCGCCAAAGCCACTGGCCTTGTCCGCCTCCCGCAGGATGACCTCCACGCGCCGCGCCGCCGCGCGCGAGGCTTCCTGGAGCTGCTGCGCCGCAATCTGCGTCTCATGCAGCGCCACCGCCTGCTGCGACACCGCCTCGTTCTGGACGGACGCGGACTCGGTGAGGTGCGTGGACGCCGTTTCGAGCTGCTCGGCCGAATGGCGCAGCGCCATCAACAGCTCGCGCAGCTGCGACATCAACTCCGAGAACGAACTGGCGAGCTGACCAATCTCATCCTTCGAGCGCACCGCCAGCGTCCCTCGGAAATCCCCCTCCGACACCATCCGCGTGGTGGCCACGGTCAGCTCGCGCAGAGGCTCCATCATCCGCCGCACCAGCAGGAAGATGGCCGTGCCCGCCGCCGCCGTGACGATGAGGCCCAGCAGCACCACGAGCAGCATCGACGCACGGAACTGCTCCGCTTCCTTCCCACCGTCACGCGTGAGCAGCAGCTCCACGCCCGGCCCCATCTCCACCCGGCGCAGCCGCAACGACACGCCATTCACCGACACCTCATCCGGCCGGCCCTTCCCCTCCAGTGCCGCGAGCAAGGCATCCTCAGGCACCGCGCTCAGCGCGTGCGCCACCGGCTTCCCGCCCACGGACAGCACGCCCTCCACACCGCGCTCGTCACGCAGCGCTTGGAGCTCCACCTCGCCCAGGACCCGCCCCAGCACCACGTACCCCGCGGTGCGGCCCTCGGCCGTCATCACGGGCTGCGCCACGGCCTGATGGGGCACTTCATCCACCAGGATGATGCGCGCGCCGCCCTCCTTCACCAGGGCCTCCATCCCCGACAGGGCCCCGGGTGGCGTGCCCACTCGCACACCCGCCGCGGTGTCCACCGCGAGCAGCAGGTCCACGCCCAGGAGCGACTGCTGCGCACGCAGCGAGGGCTCGAGCTGCTCCCCGCCCCCGGAGCCGCTCGACAGCACGGTCTGCAAGGGCGTGTCGGCCGCGGCGACGCGGGCCAGGGCCGTCAGCGAGCGCGCCTCCTGGGACAGGACGCGGCTCCACGCGGCTTCGTCTTGCGCCAGACGGGACGTGACGGCTTCGTGCGACCACGTCCGAAGCGACACGCCCGTGAGCGCGACGCTCAGCGTGGAGAGACAGAGGATGACCAGGGAGAGCGCTGCGGTCAGGCGCGCGGCAAGGCTGTGCGTCATTCGCTACAAGGCCAGGGGATGGGCGGGGGGGCGCCCAGTGGGGGGATGGCGAGCCTACCGCGACAGCGCCCGGCTGTTGAGCGAGGAACAACAGGTGGCAGGAATGACCCGGCAGCCTGTCTCGCATGACACAAATCGAGACCTACACCGATGTCGTGCACCTACGTCCTCGGCGTCGGCGCGCGCGGGGCCATGGACACTCACCCTGGCGTTGCATTGACCGGTGTGGAAGCGGCGCGTTTGCGTGCAGGGCATGCGCCCGACCTCCATTCCAGCGGCACTGGCCCTGCTTGCCCTCGCGCCCAGCGGACTTCGCGCGGCGGAGGCCGCCGGAGAGGCGCGCGCGAAGGCCGAGCCGCCTCACACGACGCGCAACTTCGGCAACCTGCGCGTGGGTGGCTCCACGGCGAACGGCAATGGCCGACCCGACCTGTGTCTGGAGTTGTCCCCCGTGGCGTTCCTGTCCGTGGAGAGCTGTGGCACGGGGAGCGGTTTCCTGCACGGCGACCCCGAGCCGGAGGTGGCGCACTTCCGCGCCAAGCTGCGGCTGGCCAGCTTCGACGTGGAGCGCTGGGGCACCTTCCAGCCCTTCCTCGCCGGGGGCTTCGCGGAGGCCCAGGTGGGCCGCGACGACCCAGGGTTCCAGTTCAAGGGGACCGACCGACGCCGCGTGGCCACGGCAGGGCCCGAGGGGGGACTCGGGCTGCGCTTCCTCCGCCCGCTGGCCGCGGGCTTCGAGCTGGTGGGCGACTTCAACTTCAGCCTGGCGTGGATGCCCCACGCTCCCGAGCTCGTCCAGCCCGGGAACACGTGGCTGCCGTCCGCCAGCCTCTCCTTCGGCGTGGGCTTCTGACGCGCCTCACGCGTCCGCGACGCGCAGCACCACCGCGGTGATGTTGTCCTTGCCCCCCGCCTCGTAGGCGTCCGCGACCAGCGCGTCACAGACCTCGCGCGCGGAGGACATCGTCAGGCGCTTCATCAGGCCCTCCACGCCCAGCGGCTCATAGAGCCCGTCCGAGCACAGCAGGAACACATCGCCCGGCTCCGTCTGAAGCCGCTGCACGGTGGGCTCCGCGTTCTCCGTGCCCAGCGCGCGGGTGATGAGGTGGCGCAAGTTGCCCGAGCCTCCCGGCGGCTCCATGCCCGCGTCCCGAAGCTCCTCGATGAGCGAGTGGTCGCGCGTGAGCGACTCCAGCTTTCCGCCACGCAACCGGTACAGGCGGCTGTCGCCCACGTGCGCCACCGCCGCGCCGTGCTCGCTCACCGCCAACGCCACGACGGTGGACGCCATCTCCCGCAGCCGGCCCACGCGCTGCGCCTGGAGGTTGCGCTGCGCCAGGGCCGAGCACGCCGCCAACAGGTTCTCTTCACGGCTGCGGCGAGGGTCCGGCACCGTGGGCCACGTCGAATCCCGGTCCTGCCCCAGGCGCAGGCCAAAGCCCACGAAGGTGTCCACGACACACCGGCTGGCGACTTCTCCCCCCTCTTGTCCGCCCAGCCCATCCGCCACGACGAACAGCCCCAGCTCCGGTGCGACGCAGAACGCATCCTCGTTGTGCGGCCGCCGACCGATGTGGGTCTGTCCCGCGCTGTCCATTCTCATGACTGCCTCCTCGGGCCTCCCACCAGCAAGCGAGAGGCCAGCGTCCTTCCCCCCGACGGACGCAAGGAACGGATACTCCGGTTCTGGGGATTCCTGGGAAGGGACCGCCACGGCGCCGTGACAACCCCCCTCCCCCGTCCACTGGCAGACGCTGCAAGTGCCCTCCACCCGTCAACAGCCCCCAGAACGTGGGGTCACGACCCCACACCTCCGCCTGACACCTGGGCCCCACTCCCCCAGGGGGCGCTTGTCCGCCAGGACGCTCCCGTCAGGGTGCGCGAATGCCATGACAACGAAACGAGGAACCCAGCATGCCCGGGCCTGTTCCCTGGCAACTTCTCCGGTGACGAGGCGACAATTCCGATGCGGCCCGGTGTGCGCGCCGCAGGGAGCCTTTGATGTCGTCCATCCGCCGCATCACCGCGAGCATCTCCAGCGCCATCTCCCGCGCCCGGCTCGACACGAGCCTGGAGTCGGTGTCACCGCTCGCGCCCCGCGAGCCGCTGCAGCCGATCCCCGCGGTGCGGCGTGGCTATGCCGACGAGAGCGAGTTCCAGGCGGAGGTGGATGACCTGGACACGTCGCTCGCAGCGCACGCGCCGATGCTGGCGGGCGTGGACGCCGCGAATGCGGAAGCGCCCGAACACCTGCGCGTGTTCGCCGGCGAGAGCTCCTTCGAAGCGGCTCCGCCGCGGTATTCGCAGCTGCTGGGCTCGCAGCTTCCCGCCGCGCTCGGCGCGCCCCGGGAGCCGGTGAGTGGCGCGGCGCAACGGCCCTCCTTCCGAGGGGGCAGCGCCCAGGACATGGGCAGCGACCTGCTCTCGCCGGAGGCCGCCGCGT is a genomic window of Myxococcus virescens containing:
- a CDS encoding PP2C family protein-serine/threonine phosphatase, encoding MRMDSAGQTHIGRRPHNEDAFCVAPELGLFVVADGLGGQEGGEVASRCVVDTFVGFGLRLGQDRDSTWPTVPDPRRSREENLLAACSALAQRNLQAQRVGRLREMASTVVALAVSEHGAAVAHVGDSRLYRLRGGKLESLTRDHSLIEELRDAGMEPPGGSGNLRHLITRALGTENAEPTVQRLQTEPGDVFLLCSDGLYEPLGVEGLMKRLTMSSAREVCDALVADAYEAGGKDNITAVVLRVADA
- a CDS encoding methyl-accepting chemotaxis protein, which encodes MTHSLAARLTAALSLVILCLSTLSVALTGVSLRTWSHEAVTSRLAQDEAAWSRVLSQEARSLTALARVAAADTPLQTVLSSGSGGGEQLEPSLRAQQSLLGVDLLLAVDTAAGVRVGTPPGALSGMEALVKEGGARIILVDEVPHQAVAQPVMTAEGRTAGYVVLGRVLGEVELQALRDERGVEGVLSVGGKPVAHALSAVPEDALLAALEGKGRPDEVSVNGVSLRLRRVEMGPGVELLLTRDGGKEAEQFRASMLLVVLLGLIVTAAAGTAIFLLVRRMMEPLRELTVATTRMVSEGDFRGTLAVRSKDEIGQLASSFSELMSQLRELLMALRHSAEQLETASTHLTESASVQNEAVSQQAVALHETQIAAQQLQEASRAAARRVEVILREADKASGFGEAGEAAVSGSVGGLTHIRSHVEQIGRTVAELHQRTRQVGDITRTVKDLADQSNVLALNASIEAARSGDSGRSFAVVARQMRSLADQSAGATTRVQSILSDIGRAISQTVSTSEGGAREVEGGLEQVRAAGESLRSLAGIIQSNGKTVRSIAEAVSQQDAGIAELFAALSSMADLADQIVDRMAASEQSAIQLSAASAELSAIVGRYQL